In Methanosarcina barkeri MS, a single window of DNA contains:
- a CDS encoding tetratricopeptide repeat protein, whose amino-acid sequence MVLWHKKDRKFGKHLRSVLSVSNNSPLSPAVFSGFKTVIKGIEKEKTAGICKTEGIENTDGTEKAGEIKNNEEIKNAEETENILEIEKTSRNKKKQGTPEEDVDKGNSAAFLYNTEAKKLTFHGNIYEILPLFLNVRDLYASLPFFEELQACAERLEKEPQDATALFQKAVLMYKARRFETALQLTAKVLKIIPDDHRVWYNRGVILSELGRLEEAIAAYDRTIELEPAFEIAWDNKGVVLARLGRFEEALETYDKILRRSPEYAEAWAGKGSILSALGREEEALEAYSSALRIRPEYLEALTSTGSLLFRLDRYEEALKIYDRALQFAPKDPRFWAARGFVFSEMGKQEEALKSCNRALELQPGFVPALEVKVRILSEIQRQKAKPSQ is encoded by the coding sequence ATGGTCTTATGGCATAAAAAGGATAGAAAATTCGGAAAACACCTCAGATCTGTGCTTTCAGTCTCTAATAATTCCCCTCTTTCTCCAGCAGTCTTTTCCGGGTTCAAAACAGTGATTAAAGGAATAGAGAAAGAGAAAACAGCAGGAATATGTAAAACTGAAGGAATAGAGAATACTGACGGAACAGAAAAAGCTGGGGAGATAAAGAATAATGAAGAAATAAAAAACGCTGAAGAAACAGAAAATATTCTAGAAATTGAAAAGACTTCCCGGAACAAAAAAAAGCAAGGGACACCTGAAGAAGATGTCGATAAAGGGAACTCAGCCGCTTTTCTATATAACACGGAAGCAAAAAAACTTACTTTTCATGGAAATATCTATGAAATCCTGCCTCTTTTCCTGAATGTAAGAGACCTTTACGCCTCCTTGCCCTTTTTCGAAGAACTTCAGGCCTGTGCTGAACGGCTTGAAAAGGAGCCACAGGACGCAACAGCTCTCTTTCAGAAAGCTGTGCTCATGTATAAGGCCAGAAGGTTTGAAACTGCCCTGCAGCTTACTGCAAAGGTTCTGAAAATTATTCCTGACGATCACAGAGTATGGTATAATAGGGGCGTCATTCTCTCGGAACTGGGCCGACTTGAAGAAGCGATTGCGGCTTATGACAGGACAATTGAGCTTGAACCGGCTTTTGAAATTGCCTGGGACAATAAAGGAGTTGTGCTTGCAAGGCTTGGCAGGTTTGAAGAAGCCCTCGAAACCTACGATAAAATTCTTCGTAGATCTCCAGAATATGCTGAAGCCTGGGCAGGAAAAGGCTCCATACTTTCGGCCCTCGGCAGAGAGGAAGAAGCCCTTGAAGCTTACAGTTCGGCTCTTCGAATTAGGCCTGAATACCTTGAGGCCCTTACTTCGACCGGAAGCCTGCTTTTCAGGTTAGACAGGTACGAGGAAGCACTGAAGATTTACGATAGGGCGCTTCAGTTCGCCCCTAAAGATCCCCGCTTCTGGGCAGCCAGGGGTTTTGTCTTTTCGGAAATGGGTAAACAGGAGGAAGCACTGAAAAGCTGTAATCGGGCTCTGGAATTGCAACCTGGTTTCGTTCCTGCACTTGAAGTAAAGGTAAGAATCCTTTCAGAAATCCAAAGACAGAAGGCTAAACCCTCTCAGTAA
- a CDS encoding class I SAM-dependent methyltransferase: MDQNQSRNYKKYNSKNPLMGIVISNFMKNLKETANHLENINNVIDIGCGEGFVINCLNYPKITGVDISRNALRIAKEKNPECDFCSGSICEISFKENSFDLVIATEVLEHLEKPDLALQEIRRITKNYCIISVPNEPYFRTMNFFRGKNLTRFGNDPEHVQNWSSGKFVKLIETYFDVLEVRRPFPWTMVLCKK, translated from the coding sequence ATGGACCAGAACCAGAGTAGAAATTACAAAAAATACAACTCCAAAAATCCGCTTATGGGTATAGTGATATCCAATTTTATGAAAAACTTAAAGGAAACTGCCAATCATTTAGAAAATATAAATAATGTTATTGATATAGGCTGTGGAGAAGGATTTGTAATAAACTGCCTTAATTATCCAAAAATAACAGGCGTTGATATTTCCAGAAATGCTCTGAGAATTGCAAAGGAGAAAAATCCAGAGTGTGATTTTTGTTCAGGCAGCATATGTGAAATTTCGTTTAAAGAAAACAGTTTCGATCTTGTTATAGCAACCGAAGTACTGGAACACCTCGAAAAACCGGATTTAGCTCTTCAGGAGATCCGACGAATAACCAAAAATTACTGTATTATCAGTGTGCCTAACGAACCCTATTTCCGTACAATGAATTTTTTCCGGGGTAAAAATTTGACACGTTTTGGAAATGATCCTGAGCATGTTCAGAACTGGAGTTCAGGAAAGTTTGTGAAATTAATAGAAACTTATTTTGATGTGCTGGAAGTTCGAAGGCCATTTCCTTGGACTATGGTTCTATGCAAAAAATAA
- a CDS encoding tripartite tricarboxylate transporter permease: MENVSLILLFLSVLGGYLLGIISGLLPGVHNNNFALALIALTPFLAEKGLSPFYIAVIILSNAVSQTFHDVVPSVFLGAPDGDTALMVLPGHRLLIDGAGAEAVRLSALGSAGSVVASLIFVLPFSLFFKAIYPYVEAHMALILISIVFLMLASEKGESVEDSKEKSPFAKYKYKVFALILFLITGILGLFAFDRESLMVPVVNFGEPSILLPLLSGLFGASQLIISLLTSSKIPEESVSALKLSRKRIFRGILTGSAAGSLVAWLPGLSSAIAALLTGLVAKVDFDRIPLKKKTSDPEPGKLRTSLYSDPYASNPSTLESSKEFIISNSGVNTSNAIFGLVAFVVIGRTRSGAMVAVEDVLETNILDFPVLLLFFAAMVLTALFSYFSTIWLGNNAHLFLKKVDYSKLCTGVLIGLGVMVYLFTGLFGFFIFVISTPIGMLSSFMNVRKSHAMGVILLPVILYFL, from the coding sequence GTGGAAAATGTCTCATTAATTTTACTTTTTTTGTCAGTTTTAGGAGGTTACCTGCTTGGCATAATCTCAGGGCTCCTGCCTGGAGTACATAACAATAATTTTGCGCTTGCCCTTATAGCCCTTACCCCTTTCCTGGCTGAAAAAGGGCTTTCACCTTTTTACATTGCCGTGATTATTCTCTCAAATGCTGTCTCACAGACTTTTCATGACGTGGTCCCTTCAGTGTTTCTAGGGGCACCGGATGGAGATACTGCATTAATGGTCCTGCCAGGGCACAGGCTTCTTATTGACGGAGCAGGAGCTGAAGCAGTCCGGCTTTCAGCACTAGGAAGCGCAGGCTCGGTAGTTGCTTCCCTGATTTTTGTACTGCCGTTTTCGCTTTTCTTTAAGGCCATTTATCCTTATGTTGAAGCACATATGGCACTGATTCTTATTTCAATTGTCTTTTTAATGCTTGCAAGTGAAAAAGGTGAAAGCGTTGAAGATTCAAAGGAGAAAAGCCCATTTGCAAAATATAAGTACAAAGTTTTTGCCCTGATTTTGTTTTTAATCACAGGCATACTTGGGCTCTTCGCTTTTGATAGGGAATCCCTTATGGTTCCGGTTGTTAATTTTGGAGAGCCTTCCATACTCCTGCCTCTTCTGAGCGGGCTTTTCGGGGCTTCCCAGCTAATTATAAGCCTTCTTACAAGCTCAAAAATTCCCGAAGAGTCAGTGTCGGCACTCAAGCTTTCTCGAAAAAGAATTTTTAGAGGAATCCTTACAGGCAGTGCAGCAGGTTCGCTTGTGGCATGGCTGCCAGGCCTCTCATCAGCGATTGCTGCACTCCTTACAGGCCTTGTCGCAAAAGTTGATTTTGACAGGATTCCGCTTAAGAAAAAAACCTCTGATCCAGAGCCCGGAAAGTTAAGAACCTCTCTTTATTCCGACCCTTATGCCAGTAATCCTTCAACTCTTGAGAGCTCAAAAGAATTCATAATTTCAAATTCCGGAGTAAACACTTCAAATGCAATTTTCGGGCTTGTAGCTTTTGTGGTGATCGGGAGGACACGAAGTGGAGCAATGGTTGCCGTAGAAGATGTTCTGGAGACAAATATACTTGATTTTCCGGTACTGCTACTCTTTTTTGCTGCTATGGTCTTAACTGCACTGTTTTCATACTTTTCGACGATCTGGCTAGGTAACAATGCTCATTTGTTCCTAAAGAAAGTTGATTACAGCAAACTTTGTACAGGTGTTCTTATTGGGCTTGGAGTAATGGTTTATCTTTTCACAGGACTTTTTGGTTTTTTCATTTTTGTGATATCGACCCCAATAGGAATGCTCTCTTCCTTTATGAATGTCAGGAAATCCCATGCAATGGGAGTTATCTTACTGCCTGTGATCCTGTACTTTTTGTAA
- a CDS encoding lysylphosphatidylglycerol synthase transmembrane domain-containing protein, whose amino-acid sequence MNWKTIGKTVVSLGLMFYLIAKLDLRTIYQTFTQTNLELLSLSLPFIALMYLIKAIKWKSLLDCINVQIPVKRSLEIILMGNFYGALTPGRAGEVSRAFYLDTENSRSIPTVVMDRVIDMVCLLVLSVLSIAFFFKDKNLIYIMTPMIMIFIAGIFVITNEKIVNLIFGIFSKRSEFKENYIKTIKQITGNKKAIFSVSALTLGYYLLNLLVYWIVIKSLNPALNSLLTFSLPIVVVLGNFPISISGFGVREFVSVTIFKLLNESSAYGFSCSIVLYFLTTLLPAIFGFILTLRKKP is encoded by the coding sequence ATGAACTGGAAAACGATAGGTAAAACTGTAGTCAGTTTGGGGCTAATGTTTTACCTTATAGCCAAACTTGACCTGAGGACAATCTACCAGACCTTTACCCAGACAAATCTGGAATTGCTTTCTCTCTCGTTACCTTTTATTGCTCTGATGTACCTGATAAAAGCGATAAAATGGAAGTCTCTACTCGATTGTATAAATGTTCAAATCCCTGTAAAAAGATCACTTGAAATAATTTTAATGGGTAACTTTTATGGCGCTCTTACTCCGGGCAGGGCAGGAGAAGTTTCAAGAGCTTTTTACTTAGATACTGAGAACTCCAGAAGCATACCTACCGTAGTAATGGACAGAGTCATAGACATGGTCTGTCTTCTGGTTTTAAGTGTACTATCTATAGCTTTCTTTTTTAAAGATAAAAATTTAATATATATAATGACGCCAATGATAATGATTTTTATCGCTGGTATTTTCGTTATCACAAATGAAAAGATTGTAAATCTTATTTTCGGGATATTTTCGAAAAGAAGTGAATTTAAAGAAAATTATATTAAAACAATAAAACAAATCACCGGAAATAAAAAAGCTATTTTTTCTGTTTCTGCATTAACTCTTGGGTATTACTTGCTGAATTTATTGGTATACTGGATAGTTATAAAATCCTTAAATCCCGCATTAAACAGCTTACTTACCTTTTCTCTCCCAATAGTAGTAGTTCTGGGTAATTTTCCAATTTCTATATCAGGATTTGGAGTTAGAGAGTTTGTAAGCGTTACAATATTCAAGTTATTGAATGAAAGTTCTGCATATGGATTTTCCTGCTCTATAGTTCTATATTTCTTGACTACACTATTACCAGCAATATTTGGATTCATACTTACTTTAAGAAAAAAACCTTAA
- a CDS encoding PASTA domain-containing protein, with protein sequence MEVKLEQRLTELRAEYESGQKILKDIELKLAELEDRKKTLKETLLRISGAIDLLEEVLEVKESAEGPETMVEPGTVAGNVEVPNVVKQSLKKAIKILEEAGLTAGEVVEQKVVLPIGVMAGDIIRQEPKPGTKSPVGSSVKLVVAVKGKFLPSERSSLCDAFSDRI encoded by the coding sequence ATGGAAGTAAAACTTGAACAGCGTTTAACTGAACTCAGGGCAGAATATGAATCAGGGCAGAAAATCCTCAAAGACATCGAATTAAAGCTTGCAGAACTTGAAGACCGGAAAAAAACTCTGAAAGAGACTCTCCTTCGCATTAGCGGGGCAATTGACTTGCTCGAAGAGGTACTGGAAGTAAAAGAAAGCGCTGAAGGGCCAGAAACCATGGTAGAGCCCGGAACTGTTGCCGGAAACGTGGAAGTTCCGAATGTTGTAAAACAGTCCCTTAAGAAAGCCATTAAAATTCTGGAAGAAGCCGGGCTTACAGCAGGAGAGGTTGTCGAACAAAAGGTGGTTTTACCCATAGGGGTTATGGCTGGTGATATCATCAGACAGGAACCGAAACCAGGTACGAAGTCCCCTGTCGGATCATCCGTAAAACTTGTAGTTGCGGTAAAAGGCAAGTTTTTGCCATCTGAGAGAAGCTCACTGTGCGACGCTTTTTCCGACCGCATTTGA